A genomic segment from Dermatobacter hominis encodes:
- a CDS encoding GspE/PulE family protein produces MFRRGRSGEEEPTSGGRLRRRRQTEFDHIDEGALDSQIGTWVDTNRPRLGEILLELGSVDPDDLLNALQRQQEAPDDPESRAQLGQILVQLGSINDVALAAALAHQFDVPLADLTQARPEADAVARVPEELARKHHVLPLRVDEAGRVYVATADPLDTEAIRELTTAVKSLGLQIGARGDIERLLDQAYNALSSADDVIRAFELSDDSPDAADDDSFAVDENAPVVQVVNRILTQGVRSRASDIHVEPMEDSVRVRYRVDGAMTEAIILPKRMGPAISSRLKVMAELNIVERRRPQDGQFSLRVDGRPIDVRTSVVPTVEGEKTVMRLLDKTKSLISMGDLGMIPSVEQPFLQMAKSPLGMILCTGPTGSGKTTTLYATLTEVNDPTKNVVTIEDPVEYQFRGVTQMQVSDTGMNFAEGLRGILRQDPDVVLVGEIRDEETARIAMQAALTGHLVLSSLHAIDSVAAIHRFTDMGIQPFLVASAINGVVAQRLLRRLCSNCREPVAPSSRDIQLVAEFTDGQMPETWFRPGGCNLCNDTGFRGRIGVYELLEFSDAIREAVVAKASHSEVRELAISEGMKTMQVQAFHLVTDGITTVDEVLRSVYAPGVEEKETMKELGPGKRMLPKGPGVLPEGTSGSPDDEPHDPIEMPSVDEPRRNGNGAAPDELTEAEATA; encoded by the coding sequence ATGTTCCGTCGGGGTCGATCTGGTGAGGAGGAGCCGACGTCCGGTGGACGTCTGCGACGCCGTCGTCAGACCGAGTTCGACCACATCGACGAGGGCGCGCTCGACTCGCAGATCGGCACCTGGGTCGACACCAACCGCCCCCGCCTGGGCGAGATCCTCCTCGAGCTGGGGTCCGTCGATCCCGACGACCTGCTCAACGCGCTGCAGCGCCAGCAGGAGGCGCCCGACGATCCCGAGAGCCGGGCGCAGCTCGGTCAGATCCTCGTCCAGCTCGGATCGATCAACGACGTCGCCCTGGCTGCGGCGCTCGCCCACCAGTTCGACGTGCCGCTCGCGGATCTGACGCAAGCGCGGCCCGAGGCGGACGCGGTCGCCCGCGTGCCCGAGGAGCTCGCCCGCAAGCACCACGTGCTCCCGCTCCGCGTCGACGAGGCCGGGCGTGTGTACGTCGCCACGGCGGATCCGCTCGACACCGAGGCGATCCGCGAGCTCACGACCGCGGTGAAGAGCCTCGGTCTGCAGATCGGTGCTCGTGGCGACATCGAGCGCCTGCTCGACCAGGCCTACAACGCGCTGAGCTCGGCCGATGACGTCATCCGGGCCTTCGAGCTGTCCGACGACTCGCCCGACGCAGCCGACGACGACAGCTTCGCGGTCGACGAGAACGCGCCGGTCGTCCAGGTGGTCAACCGCATCCTCACGCAGGGCGTCCGGAGCCGTGCCTCCGACATCCACGTAGAGCCCATGGAGGACAGCGTCCGGGTCCGCTACCGCGTCGACGGGGCCATGACCGAGGCGATCATCCTCCCCAAGCGGATGGGTCCCGCCATCAGCAGCCGCCTGAAGGTGATGGCGGAGCTCAACATCGTCGAGCGCCGCCGGCCTCAGGACGGTCAGTTCTCGCTGAGGGTCGACGGGCGACCCATCGACGTCCGGACCTCGGTCGTGCCGACGGTCGAGGGCGAGAAGACGGTGATGCGCCTGCTCGACAAGACGAAGTCGCTCATCTCGATGGGCGACCTGGGCATGATCCCGTCGGTCGAGCAGCCCTTCCTGCAGATGGCCAAGTCGCCGCTCGGCATGATCCTCTGCACCGGTCCGACCGGCTCGGGGAAGACCACGACCCTGTACGCCACCCTCACCGAGGTCAACGACCCGACCAAGAACGTCGTGACCATCGAGGACCCGGTCGAGTACCAGTTCCGCGGCGTCACGCAGATGCAGGTGAGCGACACCGGCATGAACTTCGCCGAGGGACTCCGGGGCATCCTGCGCCAGGACCCCGACGTGGTGCTGGTGGGCGAGATCCGCGACGAGGAGACCGCTCGCATCGCCATGCAGGCCGCGCTCACCGGCCACCTGGTGCTGAGCTCGCTGCACGCCATCGACTCGGTCGCAGCGATCCACCGGTTCACGGACATGGGCATCCAGCCGTTCCTGGTGGCATCCGCCATCAACGGCGTGGTGGCCCAGCGGCTGCTCCGCCGGCTCTGCTCCAACTGCCGGGAGCCGGTCGCCCCGTCCTCGCGGGACATCCAGCTCGTCGCCGAGTTCACCGACGGCCAGATGCCCGAGACGTGGTTCCGTCCGGGCGGCTGCAACCTCTGCAACGACACCGGGTTCCGCGGGCGGATCGGCGTGTACGAGCTCCTCGAGTTCTCCGACGCGATCCGTGAAGCGGTCGTCGCGAAGGCCTCGCACTCCGAGGTGCGGGAGCTCGCCATCAGCGAGGGCATGAAGACCATGCAGGTCCAGGCCTTCCACCTCGTCACCGACGGGATCACCACCGTCGACGAGGTCCTCCGATCCGTGTACGCCCCGGGCGTCGAGGAGAAGGAGACCATGAAGGAGCTGGGTCCCGGGAAGCGGATGCTCCCGAAGGGTCCCGGCGTCCTGCCCGAGGGCACGAGCGGATCACCGGACGACGAGCCGCACGATCCGATCGAGATGCCGTCGGTCGACGAACCCCGTCGGAACGGCAACGGCGCTGCTCCCGATGAACTGACCGAGGCGGAGGCGACGGCATGA
- the add gene encoding adenosine deaminase codes for MRDLATLPKAHLHLHLEAGMSPQLLADLAAKYDREVPVIRGYGNFAAFSDTYVAATDVLREREDWEALADQICAQHAREGAVYLEPSFWAGNYRHLFPSDQDTWEMVLDVFESAAARHGITVRFMMPADRVKDTEADGLALVEIARKYPGQIVSFGLHNDEVGHPPQDFVECFAAAKELGLLSTPHAGELESGQFVADSIDLLGADRIQHGVRSFEVPGLVERLAELGTCLDVCPTSNIMLGVFPSLDAHPLPALLDAGVRCSINGDDPLLFGPGLLEEYELVRTQFGFDDERMATIARSSIECGGAPDDVKASALAGIDAWSASPDPADA; via the coding sequence ATGCGTGATCTGGCGACCCTCCCCAAGGCCCACCTGCACCTCCACCTCGAGGCCGGCATGAGCCCGCAGCTGCTCGCCGACCTGGCGGCCAAGTACGACCGCGAGGTCCCCGTCATCCGGGGCTACGGCAACTTCGCGGCGTTCTCCGACACGTACGTGGCGGCCACCGACGTGCTCCGCGAGCGAGAGGACTGGGAGGCGCTCGCCGATCAGATCTGCGCCCAGCACGCACGGGAGGGCGCCGTCTACCTGGAGCCGTCGTTCTGGGCCGGCAACTACCGGCACCTCTTCCCCTCCGACCAGGACACCTGGGAGATGGTGCTCGACGTGTTCGAGTCCGCCGCGGCCCGCCACGGCATCACCGTGCGGTTCATGATGCCGGCCGACCGGGTGAAGGACACCGAGGCCGACGGCTTGGCGCTCGTCGAGATCGCGCGGAAGTACCCGGGCCAGATCGTGAGCTTCGGCCTGCACAACGACGAGGTGGGTCACCCGCCGCAGGACTTCGTCGAGTGCTTCGCCGCCGCCAAGGAGCTCGGTCTGCTCTCCACGCCCCATGCCGGCGAGCTCGAGTCCGGGCAGTTCGTGGCCGACTCGATCGACCTGCTGGGCGCGGACCGCATCCAGCACGGCGTGCGGTCCTTCGAGGTGCCGGGCCTGGTCGAGCGGCTCGCCGAGCTGGGCACCTGCCTGGACGTGTGCCCCACCTCCAACATCATGCTCGGCGTGTTCCCGTCGCTCGACGCCCACCCGCTGCCGGCGCTGCTCGACGCCGGCGTGCGCTGCTCGATCAACGGCGACGACCCGCTGCTGTTCGGGCCGGGCCTGCTCGAGGAGTACGAGCTGGTCCGCACCCAGTTCGGCTTCGACGACGAGCGCATGGCGACGATCGCCCGCTCCTCGATCGAGTGCGGCGGCGCGCCCGACGACGTGAAGGCGTCGGCGCTGGCCGGGATCGACGCCTGGTCCGCGTCGCCCGATCCGGCCGACGCCTGA
- a CDS encoding type II secretion system F family protein — translation MTATQPQQAPDDTPSGKPKRSKKDRAAKVAPVKLSKFKYQAETLDGQVVKGQIQSVSANTARNELAVQGLRVTELTEKKGLQVEITTEKVPAVDLMHFSRQMATFLRAGVPVTEAIDNLRRDSDNKKLQSVLGDVLERVQGGRSLADALGLHDEVFPPYYMAMLRSAELTGRMDEAFDQLHKYLRRDVELTRAVRKALIYPCILLGLSVVVCLIIVIFAIPRFADFFKEFDAELPLPTRMLMGVADFVQSPAGIITGILLVALGFGLFAYVRTPNGRRNFHALQLKIPMISTVVTYSSTERFCRVLGALLEAGTPLAEALPTAIDCSNNSVYKERLSTAMEGVLAGQGFAEPLASTELFPNTVIQMVRVGERSGELSEQLDNAAGFYEEELDYAVEKLTAWFEPLTIIFIGAVVGFVALAMVSAMYGIYNQVDLG, via the coding sequence ATGACCGCGACGCAACCACAGCAGGCTCCCGACGACACACCGTCCGGGAAGCCCAAGCGCTCCAAGAAGGACCGGGCGGCCAAGGTCGCGCCGGTCAAGCTGAGCAAGTTCAAGTACCAGGCCGAGACGCTCGACGGCCAGGTGGTCAAGGGCCAGATCCAGTCGGTCTCGGCCAACACGGCCCGCAACGAGCTCGCGGTCCAGGGCCTCCGCGTCACGGAGCTGACCGAGAAGAAGGGCCTGCAGGTCGAGATCACGACCGAGAAGGTCCCGGCCGTCGACCTCATGCACTTCTCGCGCCAGATGGCGACGTTCCTGCGTGCGGGCGTGCCCGTGACCGAGGCGATCGACAACCTCCGTCGCGACTCCGACAACAAGAAGCTCCAGTCGGTCCTCGGCGACGTGCTCGAGCGGGTGCAGGGCGGCCGGTCGCTCGCCGACGCGCTGGGGCTCCACGACGAGGTCTTCCCGCCGTACTACATGGCGATGCTCCGCTCGGCCGAGCTCACCGGTCGGATGGACGAGGCGTTCGACCAGCTGCACAAGTACCTGCGGCGCGACGTCGAGCTGACCCGTGCGGTCCGCAAGGCGCTGATCTACCCGTGCATCCTGCTCGGGCTGTCGGTGGTCGTGTGCCTGATCATCGTGATCTTCGCGATCCCCCGGTTCGCCGACTTCTTCAAGGAGTTCGACGCTGAGCTGCCGCTGCCCACCCGGATGCTGATGGGCGTCGCGGACTTCGTGCAGTCGCCGGCGGGCATCATCACGGGCATCCTCCTGGTCGCACTCGGTTTCGGCCTGTTCGCGTACGTCCGCACGCCGAACGGTCGGCGGAACTTCCACGCGCTGCAGCTGAAGATCCCGATGATCTCGACCGTGGTGACCTACTCCTCGACCGAGCGGTTCTGCCGGGTCCTGGGTGCGCTGCTCGAGGCCGGGACGCCCCTCGCCGAGGCCCTGCCGACGGCGATCGACTGCTCGAACAACTCGGTGTACAAGGAGCGGCTGAGCACGGCCATGGAGGGCGTGCTGGCAGGTCAGGGCTTCGCGGAGCCGCTCGCCTCGACCGAGCTGTTCCCGAACACGGTGATCCAGATGGTCCGTGTCGGCGAGCGGTCCGGCGAGCTGTCCGAACAGCTCGACAACGCCGCTGGCTTCTACGAGGAGGAGCTCGACTATGCGGTCGAGAAGTTGACCGCCTGGTTCGAACCGTTGACGATCATCTTCATCGGTGCTGTCGTTGGGTTCGTTGCGCTGGCGATGGTGAGTGCGATGTACGGCATCTACAACCAGGTGGATCTGGGGTAG
- a CDS encoding PKD domain-containing protein: MTMVETLLALAISALILVPLLGFAQLAFQQQTATRERNNAATNSGELRTYFYRDVASAGAAYLTGPELVDCVGGDGAGGTLLLALKAESERIVYTRATGSEGGTSLWRRTCATAGGATTASAEVVDKLTSTGAEMSCKAAGSLPDSCQRINLRITTTDSEQTSLTVSVRDDGSTNVSNPGGTAYTPPTVALTAAPTSVFRGESVAFSAAGSADPGGSALSYYWEFGDGSSSTSQSPTKSYSTKGSFTAILTVTNAAGTPATDFVVVEVKNRLPVAVIAAPEDGRVFSAGQGINFSSSGSNDTADAAYGGSVTSYYWEFGDGTTSTSANPTNKTYSAASPTASGYTVKLTVTDNEGGTNQTQIKVRIQSPPTASITAPANGATIQRGVATTFTASASDSDGTITSYAWDFGDGTTGSGESTTHTYANSVPAGAKTVTLTVTDNDGFAVVRTVNVTITNATPTASITAPANGTNVTRGVAVSFASTASDPDGTIASYSWNFGDGTTSTQQNPTKTYANSVSTGSKTVTLVVTDNDGGTATRTITVNVVNLVPSASITAPADGTDVTRGQAVSFTATASDADGTIASYSWNFGDGTTSTQQNPTKTYANSVTPGTKTVTLTVTDNNGGTVVKTITVDVVNALPTASITAPADGATVARSQAVSFTSTASDVDGTIASYAWNFGDGTTSTQQNPTKTYANSVTTGAKTVTLTVTDNNGATVVKTITVNVGNASPTASITAPANGANVTRGVSVNFTATASDPDGTIAGWAWDFGDGTTSTQQNPTKTYANSVTPGAKTVTLTVTDNSGATAVRTITVNVNNQNPTASITAPANGATVNRGDTVNFAATASDSDGTISTYAWDFGDGNTGAGATPAKIYTALGAKTVTLTVTDNNGGTVVRTITLTVVNNPPTASITAPTNGSNVTRGVPINFTSTASDVDGTISSYAWNFGDGTTSTQQNPTKTYANSVTTGSKTVTLVVTDNDGGTVTRTITVNVVNSAPSVSITAPPTGTDVTRGQAIGFTSSASDPDGTIASYAWNFGDSTTSTQQNPTKTYANSVTPGTKTVTLTVTDNNGTTATTSITVDVANSAPSASITAPANGANVSRNVAVGFTSTASDVDGTISSYSWNFGDGTTSTQQNPTKTYANSVTPGAKTVTLTVTDNNGGTAVRTITVNLGNNAPSASITAPANGANVTRSVAVSFTATASDSDGTIAGYAWDFGDGTTSTSQNPSKTYANSVSTGAKTVTLTVTDNNGGTTVRTITVNVVNSAPSASITAPANNATVYKGDTVNFAATASDVDGTISTYVWDFGDGNTGAGANPSKIYTAFGAKTVTLTVTDSDGGTTVRTITVNVASRPPTVSIAAAPTAGRAPFASTLTPTVADPDGDAIASFQWNYGNGTVVNGSGNPTTVNPTFTHNVSGDTFISAAYTVTLTVTDANGAVGTGTVVVTANGSPAPTSFAKQSTRCVRSFIFCVERGITFTWSAVSNVNAYQIQLDNNTPVTFTGTSGEVTGLSGSSDTYDAKIRSRDATTGKWGPWSSTINVSS, translated from the coding sequence ATGACGATGGTCGAGACGCTGCTCGCGCTCGCCATCTCGGCGCTCATCCTCGTGCCGTTGCTCGGCTTCGCCCAGCTCGCCTTCCAGCAGCAGACCGCGACCCGGGAGCGCAACAACGCCGCCACCAACTCCGGCGAGCTCAGGACCTACTTCTACCGGGACGTCGCCTCGGCCGGCGCCGCCTACCTGACGGGCCCGGAGCTCGTGGACTGCGTCGGCGGCGACGGCGCCGGGGGGACGCTGCTGCTGGCGCTGAAGGCCGAATCGGAGCGGATCGTCTACACCCGGGCCACCGGGTCGGAGGGCGGCACGAGCCTGTGGCGCCGGACGTGCGCGACCGCGGGCGGGGCCACGACCGCGTCGGCCGAGGTGGTCGACAAGCTGACGAGCACCGGCGCCGAGATGTCGTGCAAGGCCGCAGGGTCCCTGCCCGACTCGTGCCAGCGGATCAACCTGCGGATCACCACGACCGACTCGGAGCAGACGTCGCTCACGGTGTCGGTCCGCGACGACGGCTCGACCAACGTCAGCAACCCCGGCGGCACGGCGTACACCCCGCCGACGGTCGCGCTCACTGCTGCGCCGACCTCCGTGTTCCGGGGCGAGTCCGTCGCCTTCTCGGCGGCCGGCTCCGCAGACCCCGGAGGGTCGGCGCTCAGCTACTACTGGGAGTTCGGTGACGGCTCGAGCTCGACCTCGCAGTCGCCGACGAAGTCCTATTCCACCAAGGGATCGTTCACGGCCATCCTGACCGTGACGAACGCGGCCGGGACGCCCGCCACCGACTTCGTCGTGGTCGAGGTGAAGAACCGCCTCCCGGTCGCGGTGATCGCAGCGCCGGAGGACGGACGCGTCTTCAGCGCGGGCCAAGGGATCAACTTCTCGTCCTCGGGCAGCAACGACACCGCCGACGCCGCCTACGGCGGTTCCGTGACCTCGTACTACTGGGAGTTCGGCGACGGGACGACCTCGACATCGGCGAACCCCACCAACAAGACCTACTCGGCCGCCAGTCCGACGGCGTCCGGGTACACCGTCAAGCTCACGGTCACCGACAACGAGGGCGGGACGAACCAGACCCAGATCAAGGTCAGGATCCAGAGTCCTCCCACGGCCTCCATCACCGCGCCGGCCAACGGTGCCACGATCCAACGGGGGGTCGCCACCACGTTCACGGCGTCCGCCAGCGACTCCGACGGCACCATCACCTCCTACGCGTGGGACTTCGGCGACGGGACGACGGGTTCGGGTGAGTCCACCACCCACACCTACGCCAACTCGGTGCCGGCGGGCGCCAAGACGGTGACGCTGACGGTGACCGACAACGACGGCTTCGCGGTGGTGCGGACGGTCAACGTCACGATCACCAACGCCACCCCGACGGCCTCGATCACGGCGCCGGCGAACGGCACCAACGTGACGCGCGGGGTGGCCGTGAGCTTCGCGTCGACGGCGAGCGATCCCGACGGGACGATCGCCTCGTACTCGTGGAACTTCGGTGACGGGACGACGTCGACGCAGCAGAACCCGACGAAGACCTACGCCAACTCGGTCTCGACCGGCTCGAAGACCGTCACGCTGGTCGTGACCGACAACGACGGTGGCACCGCCACCAGGACCATCACGGTGAACGTCGTGAACCTGGTCCCCTCGGCGTCGATCACGGCGCCGGCGGACGGGACCGACGTCACCCGCGGCCAGGCGGTGAGCTTCACGGCGACCGCCAGCGATGCCGACGGGACGATCGCCTCGTACTCGTGGAACTTCGGTGACGGGACGACGTCGACGCAGCAGAACCCGACCAAGACGTACGCGAACTCGGTGACGCCGGGGACGAAGACGGTGACCCTTACGGTGACCGACAACAACGGCGGCACGGTCGTCAAGACGATCACGGTCGACGTCGTGAACGCCCTCCCGACGGCCTCGATCACCGCCCCCGCCGACGGCGCCACCGTCGCACGCAGCCAGGCGGTGAGCTTCACCTCGACCGCCAGCGACGTCGACGGGACGATCGCGTCGTACGCGTGGAACTTCGGCGACGGCACCACGTCGACGCAGCAGAACCCCACCAAGACCTACGCCAACTCGGTCACCACCGGCGCCAAGACGGTCACCCTGACGGTGACCGACAACAACGGCGCCACGGTCGTCAAGACGATCACGGTCAACGTGGGGAACGCCTCGCCGACGGCCTCCATCACGGCCCCGGCGAACGGCGCGAACGTCACGCGTGGGGTCTCGGTCAACTTCACGGCGACGGCGTCGGATCCCGACGGCACGATCGCCGGTTGGGCGTGGGACTTCGGTGACGGCACGACGTCGACGCAGCAGAACCCGACCAAGACCTACGCGAACTCGGTCACGCCGGGCGCGAAGACGGTGACGCTGACGGTGACCGACAACAGCGGCGCCACCGCCGTCCGGACGATCACCGTCAACGTGAACAACCAGAACCCGACGGCCTCGATCACCGCCCCTGCGAACGGCGCGACGGTGAACCGAGGGGACACGGTGAACTTCGCTGCGACCGCCAGCGACAGCGACGGCACGATCTCGACCTACGCCTGGGACTTCGGCGACGGCAACACCGGTGCGGGAGCCACCCCGGCCAAGATCTACACCGCCCTGGGCGCCAAGACCGTCACGCTGACGGTGACCGACAACAACGGCGGCACGGTCGTCCGGACGATCACGCTGACCGTGGTCAACAACCCGCCGACGGCATCGATCACGGCGCCGACCAACGGCAGCAACGTGACCCGTGGCGTGCCGATCAACTTCACCTCGACGGCGAGCGACGTCGACGGGACGATCTCGTCGTACGCGTGGAACTTCGGTGACGGGACGACCTCGACGCAGCAGAACCCGACCAAGACGTACGCCAACTCGGTCACGACCGGCTCGAAGACCGTCACGTTGGTCGTCACCGACAACGACGGCGGGACGGTGACGAGGACGATCACGGTCAACGTCGTGAACTCGGCGCCGTCGGTCTCGATCACGGCGCCGCCGACCGGGACCGACGTCACCCGCGGCCAGGCGATCGGCTTCACGTCGTCCGCCAGCGACCCGGACGGGACCATCGCGTCGTATGCCTGGAACTTCGGTGACAGCACCACGTCGACCCAGCAGAACCCGACCAAGACCTACGCGAACTCGGTCACGCCGGGCACGAAGACGGTGACGCTGACGGTGACGGACAACAACGGCACCACGGCGACGACGTCGATCACGGTCGACGTCGCGAACTCGGCGCCGTCGGCGTCGATCACTGCGCCGGCGAACGGGGCCAACGTGAGCCGCAACGTGGCGGTCGGGTTCACCTCGACGGCGAGCGACGTGGACGGAACGATCTCGTCGTATTCCTGGAACTTCGGCGACGGCACCACCTCGACGCAGCAGAACCCGACCAAGACGTACGCCAACTCGGTGACGCCCGGGGCGAAGACGGTGACGCTGACCGTCACCGACAACAACGGCGGCACGGCGGTGCGGACGATCACGGTGAACCTCGGGAACAACGCGCCGTCGGCGTCGATCACGGCGCCGGCGAACGGCGCGAACGTGACCCGCAGCGTGGCGGTGTCGTTCACCGCCACGGCGTCGGACTCTGATGGCACGATCGCCGGCTACGCCTGGGACTTCGGCGACGGCACGACCTCGACGTCGCAGAACCCCTCCAAGACCTACGCCAACTCGGTCAGCACGGGCGCCAAGACGGTCACCCTGACGGTCACCGACAACAACGGCGGCACGACGGTCCGGACGATCACGGTCAACGTCGTGAACTCGGCGCCCTCGGCCTCGATCACGGCACCGGCGAACAACGCCACGGTCTACAAGGGCGACACGGTCAACTTCGCGGCCACCGCCAGTGACGTCGACGGGACGATCTCGACCTACGTGTGGGACTTCGGCGACGGCAACACCGGCGCCGGCGCCAACCCGTCGAAGATCTACACGGCGTTCGGCGCGAAGACGGTCACGCTGACCGTGACCGACAGCGACGGCGGCACGACGGTCCGGACGATCACGGTCAACGTGGCCAGCCGTCCTCCGACGGTCTCGATCGCAGCTGCGCCGACCGCCGGCCGGGCGCCGTTCGCCTCGACCCTCACACCCACGGTGGCGGATCCGGACGGGGACGCCATCGCCTCGTTCCAGTGGAACTACGGCAACGGCACCGTCGTCAACGGCAGCGGGAACCCGACCACGGTGAACCCGACCTTCACGCACAACGTCTCGGGTGACACCTTCATCTCGGCGGCGTACACGGTGACCCTCACGGTGACCGACGCGAACGGGGCGGTCGGCACGGGCACCGTGGTCGTCACGGCCAACGGGTCGCCGGCGCCGACCTCCTTCGCCAAGCAGAGCACGCGGTGCGTCAGGTCGTTCATCTTCTGCGTCGAACGAGGCATCACGTTCACCTGGAGCGCGGTCAGCAACGTCAACGCCTACCAGATCCAGCTGGACAACAACACGCCGGTGACCTTCACCGGCACGTCGGGCGAGGTCACCGGGCTGTCCGGCTCGTCCGACACCTACGACGCCAAGATCCGGTCCCGCGACGCCACCACCGGCAAGTGGGGCCCGTGGTCCTCGACAATCAACGTGAGCTCATGA